AAAACGGGAAGACATCACTAAATGTCTTCCCGTTTTTATATGAAATTCTGTAAAGATATCTTATTTTGGAGCGGGCGCCTTTACGACGATCAGTTCCAACGTTTGGTCATGCAAGTTCTTGAAGTTCATCTTAGTTCCCATCGGAATTTTGAGTACGGTTGACGCCGGGTATTCATGCATGTCCTGTTCATTTAAAGCTATTGAAAGTTTGCCTCTCACAACAGTCATGTAGACGTTTGAATTTGAAAAATGTTCAGGAGCTCCTTCGTCCTTGTTGAAGATCATATGCATGTAGTGTACGTTTTCGTCCTGTATTACCTTTTCCACTACCTTGCTGTTACCTGAAGCGATCTTGAATACCTGCTCGATCATCTTGTCATCTCCTCTTTTATGCAGTAATTTCCTCAATATGTCTTAATATCGTAACATTATATTGAATTCTGTGAATGTTAAAAGTGCTTAAAAGTTGCAGCCCCAAAGTAAGGGACTGCGTTGACTTGATATATTTTAATGCTATTTTAGATCACAAGACCTTCGTTGAGATGTCTGCAATTCTGGGCTATGGCGTTCATCGAGGCGGCGTTGATCGGATAGGCGATCGGCGATGCAGAGAGAAGCGGATGCGTCGCTACCTGGAATGTGTTGAGTTCTGTGGCAGTCATACCCTTCTGAATTGCCAGGCTTGCTATG
This portion of the Synergistaceae bacterium DZ-S4 genome encodes:
- a CDS encoding cupin domain-containing protein, which encodes MIEQVFKIASGNSKVVEKVIQDENVHYMHMIFNKDEGAPEHFSNSNVYMTVVRGKLSIALNEQDMHEYPASTVLKIPMGTKMNFKNLHDQTLELIVVKAPAPK